One part of the Lemur catta isolate mLemCat1 chromosome 13, mLemCat1.pri, whole genome shotgun sequence genome encodes these proteins:
- the LPAR6 gene encoding lysophosphatidic acid receptor 6: MMVSSTSTQCHYDDSFKYTLYGCMFSMVFVLGLISNCVAIYIFICTLKVRNETTTYMINLAMSDLLFVFTLPFRIFYFATRNWPFGDLLCKISVMLFYTNMYGSILFLTCISVDRFLAIVYPFKSKTLRTKRNAKIVCIAVWLTVMGGSAPAVFFQSTHSLSNSNTSSEACFENFPDATWKTYLSRIVIFIEVVGFFIPLILNVTCSSMVLRTLNKPVTLSRSKINKTKVLKMIFVHLVIFCFCFVPYNINLILYSLMRTQTFVNCSVVAAVRTMYPITLCIAVSNCCFDPIVYYFTSDTIQNSIKMKNWSVRRSESRFSEVQSTENFIQHNLQALKNKIFDNESTI; this comes from the coding sequence ATGATGGTAAGCAGTACCAGCACCCAATGCCACTATGATGACTCCTTTAAATACACTTTGTATGGGTGCATGTTCAGCATGGTGTTTGTGCTTGGGTTAATATCCAATTGCGTTgccatatacatttttatctgcACCCTCAAAGTGCGAAATGAAACTACAACGTACATGATTAACTTGGCGATGTCAgacttgctttttgtttttactttaccCTTCAGGATTTTTTACTTTGCAACACGGAACTGGCCGTTTGGAGatttactttgtaaaatttctGTGATGCTGTTTTATACCAACATGTATGGAAGCATTCTGTTCTTAACTTGTATTAGTGTAGATCGATTTCTGGCCATTGTCTACCCATTTAAGTCAAAGACTCTAAGAACCAAAAGAAACGCAAAGATTGTTTGCATTGCCGTGTGGTTAACTGTAATGGGAGGCAGTGCACCAGCAGTTTTTTTTCAGTCTACCCATTCTCTGAGTAACAGTAATACCTCTTCAGAAGCCTGCTTTGAAAATTTCCCAGATGCCACGTGGAAAACATATCTCTCAAGGATTGTAATTTTCATCGAAGTAGTGGGATTTTTTATTCCTCTAATTTTAAACGTAACTTGTTCTAGTATGGTGCTAAGAACTTTAAATAAACCTGTTACATTAAGtagaagcaaaataaacaaaactaaggttttaaaaatgatttttgttcatttggttatattctgtttctgttttgtgcCTTACAATATcaatcttattttatattctcttatgAGAACGCAAACATTTGTTAATTGCTCAGTAGTGGCTGCAGTAAGGACAATGTACCCAATCACTCTCTGCATTGCTGTTTCAAATTGTTGTTTTGATCCTATAGTTTACTACTTTACATCGGACACAATTcagaattcaataaaaatgaaaaactggtCTGTTAGGAGGAGTGAATCCAGATTCTCTGAAGTTCAAAGCACAGAGAATTTTATTCAACACAATTTACAGgccttaaaaaataagatatttgacAATGAATCTACAATATAA